Proteins encoded in a region of the uncultured Paludibaculum sp. genome:
- a CDS encoding 3-hydroxyacyl-CoA dehydrogenase family protein, which produces MPETLDVGRMPAGVAGLGLMGASITACLLSAGHPVTGVEKDAGQRSTARRRIAALLRKMSQENLLHSPVDEAMQRFRTTGDVTELGESEIVIESISENGAQKQKLIESIEGSVGRHVPIGCNTSAIPISILQKETRHPRRILGIHWAEPAHTTRFLEVICGNDTSPAVARRVLALSRRWGKEPTFLRRDIRGFITNRCFYALIREALYLVENGYATVADVDRSLRNDLGYWITFAGPFRFMDLTGLPAYAAVAKDLFPELSNTTEVPPTLKRLAQSGAKGVSNARGFYKYRDGQAERWEKLFLDFSYRIRTLAQEYPEDIGDRPASRRRKP; this is translated from the coding sequence ATGCCTGAAACACTTGACGTGGGCCGCATGCCGGCCGGAGTCGCTGGACTCGGCCTGATGGGCGCCAGCATCACCGCCTGTCTCCTCTCCGCTGGACACCCGGTTACCGGGGTCGAAAAGGATGCCGGACAGCGCTCCACCGCCCGCCGCCGTATCGCCGCGCTCCTTCGCAAGATGAGTCAGGAGAATCTCCTCCACAGCCCCGTCGACGAGGCCATGCAACGCTTCCGCACCACCGGCGACGTCACCGAACTCGGCGAATCGGAGATCGTGATCGAGTCCATCTCCGAAAACGGCGCGCAGAAGCAGAAGCTCATCGAGAGCATCGAAGGCTCCGTCGGCCGCCACGTCCCCATCGGCTGCAACACCTCCGCCATCCCCATCTCCATCCTTCAGAAGGAGACTCGCCACCCGCGCCGTATCCTCGGCATCCATTGGGCCGAACCCGCCCACACCACGCGTTTTCTCGAAGTCATCTGCGGCAACGACACCTCGCCCGCCGTCGCCCGCCGCGTTCTCGCTCTTTCCCGCCGCTGGGGCAAGGAGCCCACTTTCCTCCGCCGCGACATCCGCGGTTTCATCACCAACCGCTGCTTCTACGCCCTCATCCGCGAAGCGCTCTACCTCGTCGAGAACGGCTACGCCACCGTCGCCGATGTCGACCGCTCCCTCCGCAACGACCTCGGCTACTGGATCACCTTCGCCGGCCCCTTCCGCTTCATGGACCTCACCGGCCTTCCCGCCTACGCCGCCGTAGCCAAAGACCTCTTCCCCGAACTCTCCAACACCACCGAAGTCCCGCCGACCCTGAAACGCCTCGCCCAATCCGGAGCCAAAGGCGTCTCCAACGCGCGCGGCTTCTACAAATACCGCGACGGCCAGGCCGAACGCTGGGAGAAGCTCTTCCTCGACTTCAGCTACCGCATCCGCACCCTTGCGCAGGAGTACCCCGAGGACATCGGCGACCGCCCCGCGTCCCGCCGGAGGAAGCCGTGA
- a CDS encoding creatininase family protein has product MKLSALTSPEIARLAPGAIAVLPVAAVEQHGPHLPVTTDTDLVTALANAAEQALADRVILCPTLPYGSSHHHLSFAGTLSIHPELFTRLVVDLVRSLEGSGFRRIVILNGHGGNITPTRQALSILAQAPVAEVALATYWELAGAVFAGQPPLESPALSHACEYETSMMLVLDSTRVHPDRAARAARPPANNYVAWEDDAPYRGISIVRRTEFLSGNGSSGEPHKATAAKGSHLLSAAVDTLIEFLTDFASWPPMEDLRNA; this is encoded by the coding sequence TTGAAGCTGTCCGCTCTCACCTCCCCCGAAATCGCCCGCCTCGCACCCGGCGCAATCGCGGTCCTGCCCGTCGCCGCCGTCGAGCAGCACGGCCCGCACCTGCCCGTGACCACCGACACCGATCTCGTCACGGCCCTTGCCAATGCCGCCGAGCAAGCCCTGGCCGATCGCGTCATCCTCTGCCCCACGCTGCCCTACGGCTCCAGCCACCACCATTTGTCATTCGCCGGAACCCTCAGCATTCATCCCGAACTCTTCACCCGCCTCGTCGTCGACCTCGTCCGCTCACTCGAAGGCTCAGGCTTCCGCCGCATCGTCATCCTCAATGGGCACGGCGGCAACATAACGCCCACCCGCCAGGCGCTCTCGATCCTCGCTCAGGCGCCGGTCGCTGAAGTCGCCCTGGCCACTTACTGGGAACTCGCCGGAGCCGTCTTCGCCGGACAGCCGCCCCTGGAGTCCCCGGCCCTCAGCCACGCCTGCGAATACGAAACGAGCATGATGCTCGTCCTCGACTCCACCCGCGTGCACCCGGACCGGGCCGCCCGCGCCGCTCGCCCTCCAGCCAACAACTACGTGGCCTGGGAAGACGACGCCCCCTATCGCGGCATCTCCATCGTCCGGCGCACCGAGTTCCTCTCCGGCAACGGCTCCAGCGGCGAACCCCACAAAGCCACAGCCGCCAAAGGCAGCCACCTGCTCTCCGCCGCTGTCGACACGCTCATCGAATTTCTGACTGACTTTGCCTCATGGCCACCCATGGAGGATCTACGAAATGCCTGA
- a CDS encoding dihydrodipicolinate synthase family protein: MTFQIDGIVPIIPTPFEESEEICWTDLDRLIDFAVDAGACAVCLPAYASEFYKLSEDERLQITSRAVRRSAGRLPVIAQVNYASTRLAIDAAGRAVDAGASAICSAAPRQFALSDADLRDHFGALLSAVQVPFILQDFNPGGASLSVPAIAELNRRHPHFRYIKLEEPRLAAKVAAIRDATSGSVGVLEGWGGMYTLELAPAGIAGVVPGLGLTDLLRKVFLLAREGRREEAQPLFEGILPQILYSLQNMELFHHAEKLLLQARGLLDSVTVRRATLRPSQHDLQYIALLNQRIVRLVQEHGLELAPQGAPR; this comes from the coding sequence ATGACCTTTCAAATCGACGGTATTGTCCCCATCATCCCCACGCCCTTCGAGGAATCCGAGGAGATCTGCTGGACCGATCTCGATCGCCTCATCGACTTCGCCGTTGACGCCGGCGCCTGCGCCGTCTGTCTGCCGGCCTACGCCAGCGAGTTCTACAAACTCTCTGAGGACGAACGCCTCCAGATCACCAGCCGCGCTGTCCGCCGTTCCGCCGGACGCCTGCCCGTCATCGCCCAGGTGAACTACGCCTCCACTCGGCTCGCCATCGACGCCGCCGGACGCGCCGTTGACGCCGGAGCCTCGGCCATCTGCTCCGCCGCCCCCCGTCAATTCGCCCTCTCCGACGCCGACCTGCGCGACCACTTCGGAGCCCTGCTCTCCGCTGTGCAGGTCCCCTTCATCCTCCAGGACTTCAACCCCGGCGGCGCCTCCCTGTCCGTGCCCGCCATCGCCGAGCTCAACCGCCGCCACCCGCACTTCCGCTACATCAAGCTGGAAGAACCCCGCCTCGCCGCTAAGGTGGCCGCCATCCGCGACGCCACCTCCGGCAGCGTCGGTGTCCTCGAAGGCTGGGGCGGCATGTATACCCTCGAACTCGCACCAGCCGGCATCGCGGGCGTCGTTCCCGGCCTCGGCCTCACTGACCTGCTTCGCAAGGTCTTCCTCCTCGCCCGTGAGGGCCGCCGCGAAGAGGCTCAGCCCCTCTTCGAGGGCATCCTGCCCCAGATCCTCTACAGCCTCCAGAACATGGAGCTCTTCCACCACGCGGAAAAGCTCCTGCTCCAGGCTCGCGGCCTTCTCGACAGCGTCACCGTCCGACGCGCCACCCTCCGGCCCAGCCAGCACGACCTCCAGTACATCGCCCTCCTCAACCAGCGCATCGTCCGCCTGGTGCAGGAGCACGGCCTCGAACTCGCACCCCAGGGAGCACCCCGTTGA
- a CDS encoding DMT family transporter, with the protein MRNFVLLALVNFLWAIQFPASRVAAQELRPLTLTWFAMLLAAILMLPVAWSERRPAAPPGRWPHRLAQVLVLGLSGSLIAQMCLNWGLERAPASNASVINLTVPVLMTVLAALLLGERMSSVRWLAFALSIPGVLLSSGIRWNETSFVEGRYFLGNMLIFLSCWGSAFYNVYSKRALDWLGPAQLLVATFTVSLIALLPAMLFYEPGPLQRLQSASSAALFGLIIIGALSLALSMFLYFRVLGEVDATQASLSIYFLPVFGVLLSGLALHETVSSALLAGGLLVGIGAWLVTMHEQRSKRTVTSS; encoded by the coding sequence ATGCGCAATTTCGTGTTGCTGGCCCTGGTGAACTTCCTTTGGGCCATCCAGTTTCCTGCGTCCCGTGTGGCGGCCCAAGAGCTTCGCCCGCTCACACTCACCTGGTTCGCCATGCTCCTCGCTGCCATCCTCATGCTCCCGGTAGCCTGGTCGGAACGCCGCCCTGCCGCGCCGCCAGGCCGCTGGCCGCACCGGCTGGCGCAGGTCCTCGTCCTCGGACTCAGCGGCTCCCTCATCGCCCAGATGTGCCTGAATTGGGGCCTCGAACGCGCCCCCGCTTCCAATGCCTCCGTCATCAACCTGACAGTCCCCGTACTCATGACCGTCCTCGCCGCCCTCCTTCTCGGCGAGCGCATGAGCTCCGTGCGCTGGCTTGCTTTCGCCCTCTCCATCCCCGGAGTCCTGCTCTCCTCCGGCATCCGCTGGAACGAAACCAGCTTCGTCGAAGGCCGCTATTTCCTCGGCAACATGCTCATCTTCCTTAGTTGCTGGGGCAGCGCCTTCTACAACGTCTACAGCAAGCGCGCTCTCGACTGGCTCGGACCCGCGCAGCTCCTCGTCGCCACCTTCACGGTCTCGCTCATCGCCCTGCTGCCCGCCATGCTCTTCTACGAGCCCGGACCCCTCCAGCGCCTCCAGTCCGCTTCCTCCGCGGCGCTCTTCGGCCTCATCATCATCGGAGCCCTCAGCCTCGCCCTCTCGATGTTCCTCTACTTCCGGGTCCTCGGCGAGGTCGACGCCACCCAGGCCTCCCTCTCCATCTACTTCCTGCCCGTCTTCGGCGTCCTGCTCTCCGGCCTGGCTCTGCACGAAACAGTCAGCTCCGCCCTGCTGGCGGGCGGCCTCCTGGTAGGAATCGGTGCCTGGCTCGTAACCATGCACGAACAGAGATCCAAACGAACGGTGACCTCTTCATGA
- a CDS encoding ROK family protein, with product MKYVNTQKERDAGVILNVVRNFGPLSRVEIHRLTGLRTSAISQLTKELLSERRLEVAGLSDNPTGRKQVLLRVNQEQGFLLGIEFDSETVVAGVMDLAPHIRGLVREPTRLDGGESALIDQLKRCARKALAEAGVSARSLRGIGIADVGLVNRSQGISVLSSQLDFWRNVPLVNIFEDAFHVPAFVENATRCRGNAERLLGAGESNDDMIYIEYGAGIGSALFSGGRVIEGRRTSAGEFGHTRVSMANVACKCGSFGCLEAVAGSPALAHRFREIIREGGSSLALSRTGGDPLRVTGWDVLEAARAGDKVCLSISEEMCRYLAIGLANLVNLLDPARIVLDQRLEICGAGFLDQIQRTVRLQALSHLTEDLVICFGSLGDTAGVLGAGLLSLEELFTIPELKTPQHLREGASGRMKLTADH from the coding sequence ATGAAGTACGTCAACACTCAAAAGGAACGGGATGCCGGAGTCATCCTCAATGTCGTCCGCAACTTCGGACCCCTCTCTCGTGTCGAAATCCATCGCCTCACCGGTCTGCGCACCAGCGCCATCTCCCAACTAACCAAGGAACTCCTCAGTGAGCGCCGCCTTGAGGTCGCTGGACTCAGCGACAACCCCACCGGCCGCAAACAGGTCCTCCTGCGCGTCAATCAAGAACAGGGCTTCCTCCTCGGCATCGAGTTCGACTCCGAAACCGTTGTCGCCGGTGTCATGGACCTTGCCCCCCACATCCGCGGCCTCGTCCGCGAACCCACCCGCCTCGACGGCGGCGAATCCGCCCTCATTGATCAATTGAAACGCTGTGCCCGCAAGGCGCTCGCCGAGGCCGGAGTCTCTGCCCGCAGCCTCCGCGGCATCGGGATCGCCGACGTCGGTCTGGTCAACCGCAGCCAGGGCATCTCCGTCCTCTCTTCTCAGTTGGACTTCTGGCGCAACGTCCCCCTCGTCAACATCTTCGAAGACGCCTTCCACGTCCCGGCCTTCGTCGAAAACGCCACTCGCTGCCGCGGCAACGCGGAACGCCTGCTCGGCGCCGGTGAATCCAACGACGACATGATCTACATCGAGTACGGCGCCGGTATCGGCTCCGCCCTCTTCTCCGGCGGCCGCGTCATCGAAGGCCGCCGCACCAGCGCCGGTGAGTTCGGGCACACCCGCGTCAGCATGGCCAATGTGGCCTGCAAATGCGGCAGCTTCGGCTGTCTCGAGGCCGTGGCCGGTTCGCCCGCCCTCGCCCATCGCTTCCGCGAGATCATCCGCGAAGGCGGCTCGTCCCTGGCATTGTCCAGAACCGGCGGCGATCCCTTGCGTGTCACGGGCTGGGATGTCCTCGAAGCCGCCCGTGCCGGCGATAAAGTCTGCCTCTCCATTTCAGAAGAGATGTGCCGCTACCTCGCCATCGGCCTCGCCAACCTCGTCAATCTGCTCGACCCCGCCCGCATCGTCCTCGATCAACGCCTCGAGATCTGCGGCGCCGGCTTCCTCGATCAGATCCAGCGCACCGTGCGCCTCCAGGCCCTCAGCCATCTCACTGAGGATCTCGTCATCTGTTTCGGCTCGCTCGGCGATACCGCCGGCGTCCTCGGCGCGGGCCTGTTGAGTCTCGAAGAGCTGTTCACCATCCCCGAGCTCAAAACGCCGCAGCATCTGCGCGAGGGCGCCTCGGGTCGTATGAAGCTTACCGCCGACCACTAG
- a CDS encoding carboxypeptidase-like regulatory domain-containing protein, producing MKAVKRGSLAGPMSALLLFVISMPVPVAAQSTFGSVVGQVADSTGGSVPNAKVGLLEVRTHVTRQATTSPDGLYEFLNVPQGEYKIEIEMAGFKKFATATFELQARQIVRMDAGLVVGDVAATVEVAGTAPLVNTETPTVSSVRSNEQLLKGPFMYRSAATSPARVLGLFSESQLGVSEERQFSLSGGMVYQNDVSVDGILSTNIRDNGIGLRAEGLFPSTDTIQELKVSSVNNNAEFAQMGSITTITKSGTNAYHGSVLYNYYGNSMRANPSYFAKQVNNGVLPREVNNDIVGNVGGRIIPNRTFFFAAYERLTKYGLVRNSTSGITVPENDIRQGDFSRFLTTAQKIVINDPATNQPFAGNIIPASRINSVSRKIADKYIGPVNVASNLYFYLQDNAPEIQQNYDVRIDHYFGNRHNVFGRYSWKDYNRKAATNFQSEGGLQTLTPSHTMVLSDNFVIRPNLINEARFGFSLLKDVTLSGIRARDFLQDTGLKLVASNVPDISGASNVNISGYTAFGRAKDQPLVTHTYEFGDNVTWQAGHHTVKAGVQVHWLNFQQPAGGYGELGTFTFDNNLTRGTNHPFANFLLGVPTVVNQTQPGPGVNANTNHYGFFVQDEWRLRKVTVSLGLRYELHSPFEDGSGNIANFLQGSVNGDVVVPSEASRALATPRFVNAIGTAKILTAEQAGIPSRLRFTDRNNFAPRIGVAWRPFNNNKTVLRAGYGLYTVRVLGPFFTGMTDIHTSGQQIFTNTFNDATSAHSIVWPNTSNSLADLGNVAVGTLNFSSANAIRFRDPYTQQWSFTVEREVARRNSVRITYTGNHGVGLVTSPNINEVLPNTVGYNNLPASARPYPNYRQVRLRANGGSSSYHDLTIQHRLLGLGGLTVTNSYKFAKGISNVETDPNNANFSNEIPADLNNRFDPRYWRGPMVGIPYHRALTDFLWDVPLGRGRHWGRSWNRLVDGIAGGWTISSIMMFQSGPHLTPFFTSHCQAGTDCSSRNRPDVVAGQDPDTGLKTTEAWFNTGAFTKAPFLSADGKSVFAGRFGNAGVGSVTGPGIMQIDAGVFKDIRLTERWSMRVQGQARNLPNHPNFTNPNMNMDSADFGKIRGLNGNAYSRLITGGVRILF from the coding sequence ATGAAAGCTGTGAAGCGTGGAAGTCTGGCAGGGCCCATGTCCGCACTCCTGCTGTTCGTGATTTCAATGCCCGTCCCGGTGGCGGCGCAATCCACATTTGGTTCGGTAGTCGGGCAGGTGGCCGACTCGACGGGCGGATCTGTTCCCAACGCGAAGGTCGGACTGCTGGAAGTCAGGACCCATGTAACGCGGCAGGCAACGACCTCGCCGGATGGCTTATACGAATTCCTGAATGTGCCCCAAGGAGAGTACAAGATCGAGATCGAGATGGCCGGGTTCAAGAAGTTCGCGACAGCGACGTTTGAGCTGCAGGCGCGGCAGATTGTCCGCATGGATGCGGGCCTGGTGGTGGGGGATGTAGCCGCGACGGTGGAGGTGGCGGGCACGGCGCCGCTGGTGAATACGGAGACGCCTACAGTTTCGTCCGTGCGCAGCAACGAGCAATTGCTGAAGGGCCCGTTCATGTACCGGTCGGCGGCGACGTCGCCGGCGCGTGTGCTGGGGCTGTTCTCGGAGTCGCAACTGGGTGTGAGTGAAGAGCGGCAGTTCTCGCTGTCGGGCGGAATGGTATATCAGAACGACGTCTCGGTGGACGGAATTCTGTCGACAAACATCCGTGACAACGGCATCGGGTTGCGGGCGGAAGGGCTGTTTCCTTCGACGGACACGATCCAGGAGTTGAAGGTGAGCTCGGTGAACAATAATGCCGAGTTCGCGCAGATGGGCAGCATCACGACGATCACGAAGTCGGGGACGAACGCGTATCACGGGTCGGTGCTGTACAACTACTACGGCAATTCGATGCGGGCGAATCCGTCGTACTTCGCGAAGCAGGTGAACAACGGCGTGCTGCCGCGCGAAGTGAACAACGACATTGTGGGCAATGTGGGCGGGCGGATCATTCCGAACCGGACCTTCTTCTTCGCGGCGTATGAGCGGCTGACGAAGTATGGATTGGTGCGCAACTCGACCAGCGGCATCACGGTGCCGGAAAACGACATCCGGCAAGGGGATTTTTCGCGGTTCCTGACGACGGCGCAGAAGATCGTGATCAACGATCCGGCGACGAACCAGCCGTTCGCAGGCAACATCATTCCGGCGAGCCGGATCAACAGCGTGAGCCGGAAGATCGCGGATAAGTACATCGGTCCGGTGAACGTGGCGAGCAACCTGTATTTCTATCTGCAGGACAACGCTCCGGAGATCCAGCAGAACTACGACGTGCGGATCGACCATTACTTCGGAAACCGTCACAATGTCTTCGGCCGGTATAGCTGGAAGGACTACAACCGCAAGGCGGCGACGAATTTCCAGTCGGAAGGCGGGCTGCAGACTTTGACGCCGTCGCACACCATGGTTTTGTCGGACAACTTCGTGATCCGGCCGAATCTGATCAACGAAGCGCGCTTCGGATTCAGCCTGTTGAAGGACGTGACGCTGTCGGGCATCCGGGCGCGGGACTTCCTGCAGGATACGGGGCTGAAGCTGGTGGCATCGAATGTCCCGGATATTTCGGGGGCATCGAATGTGAACATCAGCGGATACACGGCGTTTGGCCGTGCGAAGGATCAACCGCTGGTCACGCACACGTACGAGTTTGGGGACAACGTGACCTGGCAGGCCGGGCATCATACGGTGAAGGCCGGCGTGCAGGTGCACTGGCTGAACTTCCAGCAGCCGGCGGGCGGCTATGGGGAGTTGGGCACGTTCACGTTTGACAACAATCTGACACGGGGGACGAATCACCCCTTCGCCAACTTCCTGCTGGGCGTGCCGACGGTGGTGAACCAGACGCAGCCTGGTCCGGGGGTGAATGCGAATACGAACCACTATGGGTTCTTCGTGCAGGACGAATGGCGGCTGCGGAAGGTGACGGTGAGCCTGGGCTTGCGGTATGAGCTGCACTCGCCGTTCGAAGATGGCTCGGGCAACATAGCGAACTTTCTGCAGGGGTCTGTGAATGGGGACGTGGTGGTTCCCTCGGAGGCTTCGCGGGCCTTGGCTACGCCAAGATTTGTGAACGCGATTGGAACGGCGAAGATCCTGACAGCGGAGCAGGCGGGGATCCCCAGCCGGCTGCGGTTCACGGACCGCAACAACTTCGCGCCGCGCATCGGCGTTGCGTGGCGGCCGTTCAACAACAACAAGACGGTGCTGCGGGCGGGCTACGGGCTGTACACGGTGCGCGTGCTGGGCCCCTTCTTCACCGGAATGACGGATATTCACACGTCCGGCCAGCAGATCTTCACGAACACGTTCAACGACGCGACGAGCGCGCATTCCATTGTCTGGCCGAACACATCAAACTCGCTGGCGGACCTGGGCAACGTCGCCGTGGGCACGTTGAACTTCAGCTCGGCCAACGCGATCCGGTTCCGGGATCCCTACACGCAGCAGTGGAGCTTCACGGTGGAACGGGAAGTGGCGCGGCGCAATTCGGTGCGTATCACGTATACCGGCAATCATGGCGTCGGGCTGGTGACGTCGCCGAACATCAATGAAGTGCTTCCGAATACGGTGGGGTACAACAACCTGCCGGCTTCGGCACGGCCGTATCCGAACTACCGGCAGGTGCGGTTGCGGGCTAATGGCGGCAGCAGCAGCTATCACGACCTGACCATCCAGCACAGGCTGCTGGGCCTGGGCGGGCTGACGGTGACGAACTCCTACAAGTTCGCGAAGGGCATCAGCAATGTGGAGACGGATCCGAACAACGCGAACTTCTCGAACGAGATTCCGGCGGATTTGAACAACCGGTTCGATCCGAGGTACTGGCGCGGTCCGATGGTGGGGATTCCGTATCACCGGGCGCTGACCGATTTCCTGTGGGATGTTCCGCTGGGCCGTGGCCGTCACTGGGGCCGGAGCTGGAACCGGCTGGTGGATGGGATTGCGGGGGGCTGGACGATCTCGAGCATCATGATGTTCCAGAGCGGTCCTCACCTGACGCCATTCTTCACGAGCCACTGCCAGGCGGGCACCGACTGTTCCTCGCGGAACCGGCCGGATGTGGTGGCGGGCCAGGATCCGGATACGGGCTTGAAGACGACGGAGGCGTGGTTCAATACCGGAGCGTTCACGAAGGCTCCGTTCCTGAGCGCGGACGGGAAGAGCGTGTTCGCGGGCCGCTTCGGGAATGCGGGCGTCGGCTCGGTGACGGGTCCGGGCATCATGCAGATTGATGCGGGTGTATTCAAAGACATTCGGCTCACCGAGCGATGGAGCATGCGGGTGCAGGGCCAGGCGAGGAACCTGCCCAACCATCCGAACTTCACGAATCCCAACATGAACATGGACAGCGCGGACTTCGGCAAGATCCGCGGCCTGAACGGCAACGCTTACTCCCGCCTGATTACAGGCGGGGTACGCATCCTCTTCTAG
- a CDS encoding DUF2264 domain-containing protein, whose amino-acid sequence MTRRDLFGSVALAGMLSEESMLAGGGEFYTPWLDALVRGYLTNARRTSDSLAVCDFEGGSKRPDGVSRSGKTYCSVSRMLPALAACVVSGRDTDGSLFQAILGVYRHAFDPAHPDYWGPSPADKPDLRQVESSLVAWTLWLLRDRLPGALTAAERENLQRWLASCTVREVRYNNFAWFTAVNQAVRLALAERWSEFRGDQGWMLDDLRAMDAMYAGDGWYTDGKGTHIHDYYSFWVFASHFLYWREVIGARYPEWNSRFAGRVKELMLHAPELYSASGAHAMMGVSLVYRFAAVTALVLAYRQGLWPHSAGLLRGLVRRNMAFFWGHDAFDASKGKLRETISEPGTPEFAESYIDNGHPYWGMQAFAFLLIPRGDAFWTEREEELPCEKRDFVTALAGPGVLISGCRSTGESRLHFVNNGRFDAIYRDRYTKFSYSGQFFFCFTKRKDRATWDSALVFRDPVSGLIAGRAGVEGGRLVDGGYETEWWAVLDGLRLRVRSRIRPDRDRELRSHVVEAPEGAVERKVEVLEGSAALPFLENEQIETKGEGQQLVASAVLGDVGVTAHSGYDGLSVESKFEPVFGRENIHLFAPRCAVVTLKKVLKQPVTELSATFQCRPVRGKGGVA is encoded by the coding sequence ATGACCAGACGTGACCTGTTTGGTAGCGTGGCATTGGCGGGCATGCTTTCGGAGGAGAGCATGCTCGCCGGGGGCGGTGAGTTTTATACGCCCTGGCTGGACGCGTTGGTGAGGGGGTATCTGACCAACGCGAGAAGGACGAGCGACAGCCTGGCGGTGTGCGACTTCGAAGGCGGCAGCAAGAGGCCGGACGGAGTTTCGCGGTCGGGGAAGACGTATTGCAGCGTGTCGCGGATGCTGCCGGCGCTGGCTGCTTGTGTCGTGTCGGGACGGGATACGGACGGCTCTCTGTTCCAAGCCATTCTGGGCGTTTACCGGCATGCCTTCGATCCGGCGCATCCGGATTACTGGGGGCCGTCTCCGGCGGACAAGCCGGACCTGCGGCAAGTGGAATCATCGTTGGTTGCCTGGACGCTATGGCTGCTGCGGGACCGGTTGCCGGGCGCGCTGACAGCGGCCGAAAGAGAGAACCTGCAGCGGTGGCTGGCCTCCTGCACGGTGCGGGAGGTGCGGTACAACAACTTCGCGTGGTTCACGGCGGTGAACCAGGCGGTGCGACTGGCGCTGGCGGAACGCTGGAGCGAGTTCCGCGGCGATCAAGGGTGGATGCTGGACGACCTGCGGGCGATGGACGCGATGTATGCCGGCGATGGATGGTATACGGACGGCAAGGGGACGCACATCCACGATTACTATTCGTTCTGGGTGTTCGCGAGCCATTTCCTTTATTGGCGTGAGGTGATTGGTGCGAGGTACCCGGAGTGGAACAGCCGGTTTGCGGGACGGGTGAAGGAGTTGATGCTGCATGCTCCGGAGCTGTACTCGGCGAGCGGGGCGCATGCCATGATGGGCGTCTCGCTGGTGTACCGGTTCGCGGCGGTGACGGCCCTGGTGCTGGCCTACCGGCAGGGATTATGGCCGCACTCGGCAGGACTGCTGCGGGGGCTGGTGCGGCGCAACATGGCGTTCTTCTGGGGGCATGACGCGTTCGACGCATCTAAGGGCAAGCTGCGTGAGACGATTTCGGAGCCGGGCACGCCGGAATTCGCAGAGTCGTATATCGACAATGGGCACCCGTATTGGGGGATGCAGGCGTTCGCGTTCCTGCTGATTCCGCGCGGGGATGCGTTCTGGACTGAGCGAGAGGAAGAGTTGCCTTGCGAGAAGCGCGACTTCGTGACAGCGCTGGCGGGTCCGGGTGTCCTGATTTCGGGGTGCAGGAGCACGGGCGAGTCGCGGCTGCATTTTGTGAACAATGGGCGGTTTGATGCGATCTACCGGGACCGGTATACGAAGTTCTCCTACTCCGGGCAGTTCTTCTTTTGCTTCACGAAACGCAAGGACCGGGCTACGTGGGACAGTGCGCTGGTGTTCCGGGATCCGGTGAGCGGCCTGATTGCGGGCCGAGCCGGGGTGGAAGGCGGCCGGCTTGTGGACGGCGGCTATGAGACGGAGTGGTGGGCGGTGTTGGACGGGCTTCGCCTTCGCGTCCGGAGTAGGATCAGGCCGGATCGAGACAGAGAGTTGCGGTCGCATGTGGTGGAGGCTCCGGAGGGTGCGGTTGAGCGGAAGGTCGAAGTCCTGGAGGGCTCGGCGGCCTTGCCGTTCCTGGAGAATGAACAGATCGAGACTAAGGGCGAGGGGCAACAACTGGTGGCGTCCGCGGTACTGGGGGATGTCGGAGTGACGGCGCACAGCGGATATGACGGGCTGAGTGTGGAGTCGAAGTTCGAGCCTGTGTTCGGGCGCGAGAATATTCATCTGTTCGCGCCGCGCTGTGCTGTGGTGACGCTGAAGAAAGTGTTGAAGCAACCGGTGACGGAGTTGAGTGCGACGTTCCAGTGCAGGCCGGTGCGAGGAAAAGGAGGAGTGGCTTGA
- a CDS encoding RidA family protein, producing the protein MSKQEVLHPDKQVSTGAYSAGVLCDGWLYISGQGPVDLATGEIKRGSIEEETRYTLAHIDKILKAAGCSASDVVKCTCHLADIDEFDRFNAVYAEYFPPIRPARTTVQSVLWGGIKVEIDAIARIPEGKR; encoded by the coding sequence TTGAGCAAGCAGGAGGTGCTGCATCCTGACAAGCAGGTGTCCACGGGTGCGTATTCCGCAGGGGTGTTGTGCGATGGGTGGCTGTATATCAGCGGTCAGGGGCCGGTGGATCTGGCGACTGGCGAGATCAAGCGGGGCTCGATTGAAGAAGAGACGCGATACACGCTGGCTCACATTGACAAGATTCTGAAAGCGGCCGGGTGTTCGGCGAGCGACGTGGTGAAGTGTACGTGCCACCTGGCGGATATCGATGAGTTCGACCGCTTCAATGCGGTGTATGCGGAGTACTTTCCACCGATCCGGCCGGCGCGCACGACGGTGCAGTCGGTGCTGTGGGGCGGGATCAAAGTGGAGATCGACGCGATTGCGCGCATCCCGGAAGGAAAGAGATAA